A single region of the Amphiprion ocellaris isolate individual 3 ecotype Okinawa chromosome 4, ASM2253959v1, whole genome shotgun sequence genome encodes:
- the gcdha gene encoding glutaryl-CoA dehydrogenase a, which translates to MALRSAVTRLLSSSQKCAAVTVSRAQGTAAATVKDVEEVRKPAKTPKVAFNWRDALDLEGQLTEEEIMIRDSFRDYCQEKLMPRILMANRHEHFHREIVSEMGELGVLGPTIKGYGCAGTSYVAYGLIAREVERVDSGYRSVMSVQSSLVMHPINAYGTEAQKEKYLPRLARGEILGCFGLTEPNHGSDPSSMETRAKYNPSSGTFSISGAKTWITNSPVADIAVVWARCEDGRVRGFILERGMKGFATPKIEGKFSLRASATGMILMDEVEVPEENLLPNVSGLGGPFGCLNNARYGIAWGALGAAEFCFHAARQYTLDRIQFGVPLARNQLMQKKMADMLTEITIGLQSCLALGRLIDEKKAAPEMISMLKRNSCGKALDIARQARDMLGGNGIADEYHIIRHVMNLEAVNTYEGTHDIHALILGRAITGLQSFTVEK; encoded by the exons ATGGCTCTCAGAAGCGCTGTTACACGTCTCCTCTCCAGCAGCCAGAAATGTGCTGCAGTCACTGTTTCCAGAGCTCAAGGAACAGCTGCTGCAACAGTGAAAG ATGTTGAAGAAGTCAGAAAGCCAGCAAAGACAC CCAAGGTGGCATTCAACTGGAGGGACGCCCTGGATCTGGAGGGTCAgctgacagaggaggagatcatGATCCGGGACTCGTTCCGTGACTACTGCCAGGAAAAGCTCATGCCCCGCATCCTCATGGCCAACAGACACGAAC ATTTCCACCGTGAGATCGTGTCAGAGATGGGAGAGTTGGGCGTCTTAGGCCCAACTATTAAAg GTTACGGCTGTGCAGGTACGAGCTACGTGGCGTACGGTTTGATTGCCAGGGAGGTTGAGAGAGTGGACAGCGGTTATCGTTCCGTCATGAGCGTCCAATCCTCGCTGGTCATGCACCCGATTAATGCTTACGGCACAGAGGCCCAGAAGGAGAAGTACCTGCCTCGGCTTG ctcGTGGAGAAATCCTGGGCTGCTTTGGATTGACAGAACCAAACCACGGCAGTGATCCCAGCAGTATGGAGACGAGGGCCAAGTACAACCCATCCAGTGGTACCTTCTCCATCAGCGGAGCCAAGACCTG GATCACAAACTCCCCCGTGGCAGACATCGCAGTCGTCTGGGCCAGGTGTGAAGATGGCAGAGTGCGAGGTTTTATCTTGGAGCGTGGAATGAAGGGTTTCGCCACCCCAAAGATTGAGGGCAAGTTCTCCCTGAGGGCGTCCGCCACTGGTATGATCCTGATGGATGAAGTAGAAGTTCCAGAGGAGAACCTGCTGCCCAACGTCTCTGGTCTTGGT GGTCCCTTTGGGTGTCTGAACAACGCCCGGTATGGCATTGCCTGGGGAGCTTTGGGAGCTGCTGAATTCTGCTTCCACGCTGCCCGACAGTACACTCTGGACAG AATCCAGTTTGGTGTGCCACTGGCCAGGAACCAGCTGATGCAGAAGAAGATGGCTGACATGCTGACAGAGATCACCATTGGGCTGCAGTCATGTCTGGCACTGGGAAGACTTATAGATGAGAAGAA AGCAGCACCAGAGATGATCTCTATGCTGAAGAGGAATAGCTGTGGGAAGGCCCTGGACATCGCCAGACAAGCCAGAGACATGCTGGGAGGAAACGGCATCGCGGACGAGTACCACATCATCCGTCACGTCATGAACCTGGAGGCTGTCAacacatatgagg GAACTCATGACATTCATGCCTTGATCCTGGGCAGAGCCATCACTGGACTGCAGTCTTTCACTGTTGAAAAGTAA
- the syce2 gene encoding synaptonemal complex central element protein 2, producing MDFFFEDLPSTSQSTPKKGHEESQMREDTTMDSSRGMSSVVSMTDSQEQYSSVCCSSSIEDISRRAQEMVEKINHSRTSDQKVMDSFEEKLLDKVREMCQQMKGHMYTVYEENSDEMQVKLQELSEVLESCTKLNSELLEATRALTHLREGLAISQKEP from the exons ATGGATTTTTTCTTTGAGGACCTTCCATCCACCTCCCAGTCCACTCCCAAGAAAGGTCATGAGGAGTCACAGATG AGAGAAGACACAACTATGGATTCATCAAGAGGGATGTCCTCAGTCGTGAGCATGACTGACAGTCAAGAGCAATATAGCAG CGTCTGTTGTAGCTCCAGCATAGAAGACATCAGCAGAAGAGCACAGGAAATGGTCGAGAAGATTAACCACAGCCGCACCAGTGACCAGAAGGTGATGGACAGCTTTGAGGAGAAGTTGCTGGACAAG GTGAGAGAGATGTGCCAGCAGATGAAGGGACACATGTACACAGTCTATGAGGAGAACAGTGATGAGATGCAGGTGAAGCTGCAGGAGCTTTCAGAGGTGCTGGAGAGCTGCACGAAGCTCAACAGCGAGCTGCTGGAAGCCACTCGGGCCCTGACACATCTTAGAGAGGGTCTGGCAATCTCCCAGAAAGAACCGTGA